Within Flavobacterium pisciphilum, the genomic segment TAAATGACTGAATGTTAATTGACTTTCGACTTTCGACTTTATGACTTTCAAACTAAAAAAGTATGAAACTTACATTAAAAATATGGCGTCAGAAAAACGCTGAAGATAAAGGAGCAATCGTAGATTACCCAATCGACGGTATTGAACCAGATATGTCTTTCCTTGAAATGTTAGATGTTCTTAACGAGCAATTAATAAACAAAGGAGAAGAGCCAGTTGCATTTGATCACGATTGTCGCGAAGGAATTTGTGGAATGTGTTCATTATTTATTAACGGAGAGGCACATGGACCAGATAGAGGTATAACAACTTGTCAATTGCACATGCGTATGTTTAAAGATGGAGATACGATTTTTATCGAGCCATTTAGAGCAAAAGCTTTCCCTGTAATTAAAGATTTAGTTGTAGATAGAAGTTCTTTTGATAGAATTCAACATGCAGGAGGATTTATCTCTGTAAATACTTCAGGAAATACAATTGATGCAAATACAATTCCGATTAACAAACACGATGCAGATGCAGCTTTTGATGCAGCTACATGTATTGGTTGTGGAGCTTGTGTTGCCACTTGTAAAAACTCATCAGCAATGTTATTCGTTTCTGCTAAGGTATCTCAATATGCTTTATTACCACAAGGTCGTATTGAAGCTACGGATCGTGTTTTAAACATGGTTCATCAAATGGATGTTGAAGGTTTTGGTAACTGTACCAATACTGGAGCTTGTGAAGTAGAGTGTCCTAAAGGAATCTCTCTTGAAAATATTGCACGTATGAACCGTGAGTATTTATCAGCAAGCTTGAAAGGATAAATCTGAAATAAAATTCAATTTAGTTTTTATAAAAAACGCATTCGCCTTGGCGAATGCGTTTTTTTGTTTTTGCCTATTCGTAATACAATTGAGAAGGACTTATTTCTTGTTTTTCTTTGCCTTCTTGTCTGATAAAGCACTGCAAGGTTGAACTTCCAGCAGCATCAAAATAGCTAATGTTTATTTTATGAAACCCCTTTTCGAGTTTTGCGGCTCCAAATGCTTCATTGATCCAATGTCTTCCATCGTTATCAACTATAAGTTGGTTGTCAATAAATAATTTGGCACCATCATCTACAATAGTAGAAAATTCATATTGAGCAGTTTCGGGAATGTAGATATAACCTTCAAACTTTAAACCCATATATAAGTTTTCCTTTGACTTGTATTTCTTCATTTCGATTACACCTTCATGTATCCCAGATTTTGCAAACTTTATAGTATCTAGTTCAAGGGTTTGTTGTACAAGTTTATTTGTATAGAAATATTTCAAACCATTTTTTGTTGGTTTAATAGCTAAAGCAGGCTGAGTTTCTGAATTTTTAATAGAAATAGTAGTAATAGAACTTCTTCTGCCACTAGGACTTATTTGTACTACTTTTATCTTTCTAAATTCTCCTTTTGGAATGTAAATGGCAACTGGTTTTTTGTAATTACTACTTGTTTCATCAGGATTATAACCATCAATGGTGTAGAAAATTTGCCCATTTTTAATTGTTGGTTGCATCTCTAATGTGTATTTTGAGGCTATAACAGTAGTATCTTGTATTCCAAAAGGGGTAGGGACTTTGTATAGTCTTTTTTGAGATTCCAACTTTTCTATATGATGCGGGAATCTTTTTAGCATCAAATTAGGATAATTTTTATTTTTAGTTTCCGTCCAAGCGATTTCTGCAAAGGGAAATAATCTAGGATAAAGCATGTAATTTAGTTTTGCAGGACTTGTTACATATTCAGACCAAATATTTGCCTGAACTCCATAGATATATTTTTGTTGATCAATA encodes:
- a CDS encoding succinate dehydrogenase/fumarate reductase iron-sulfur subunit; its protein translation is MKLTLKIWRQKNAEDKGAIVDYPIDGIEPDMSFLEMLDVLNEQLINKGEEPVAFDHDCREGICGMCSLFINGEAHGPDRGITTCQLHMRMFKDGDTIFIEPFRAKAFPVIKDLVVDRSSFDRIQHAGGFISVNTSGNTIDANTIPINKHDADAAFDAATCIGCGACVATCKNSSAMLFVSAKVSQYALLPQGRIEATDRVLNMVHQMDVEGFGNCTNTGACEVECPKGISLENIARMNREYLSASLKG